A window of the Brassica napus cultivar Da-Ae chromosome A2, Da-Ae, whole genome shotgun sequence genome harbors these coding sequences:
- the LOC106401638 gene encoding WAT1-related protein At3g28100 isoform X1, which yields MAGAVSLWRREAVFLTAMLASETGIVGMNTLFKAATSKGLNSYAFLGYSYLLASLLLLPSNIISNRSRSLPPLSFSILSKIGLLGLLGSMYVITGYIGVKYSNPTLASAISNITPALTFILAIIFRMEKVNFKERSSVAKVMGTVLSLVGALVVVLYHGPSVFVASSPPYLHFRQLSPSLSSSNSDWIIGGCLLTIKDIFVSISFILQAHIMTEYPAAFTVSFFYSMCVSILTSLTGLVVEKDNPSIWIIRFDITLISIVTMGIFTPVYYVIHSWTVRYKGPLYLAIFKPLSILIAVVMSAIFLGDSLYLGCLIGGVLITLGFYAVMWGKANEDKTRLLTLLENEKTPLLLNHNDDQI from the exons ATGGCCGGAGCCGTAAGTCTCTGGAGGAGAGAGGCCGTGTTCTTGACGGCCATGCTTGCGTCCGAAACTGGTATCGTAGGAATGAATACTCTTTTCAAAGCAGCGACTTCAAAGGGACTCAACTCTTACGCTTTCCTAGGCTATTCTTATCTTCTTGCTTCCCTTCTACTTCTTCCTTCAAATATCATCTCCAACAG GTCAAGATCACTTCCTCCATTAAGTTTCTCAATACTTTCTAAGATAGGACTTCTTGGACTATTAGG tTCAATGTATGTGATCACAGGGTATATAGGCGTTAAATACAGCAACCCAACCTTAGCTTCAGCTATTAGCAATATCACTCCTGCTCTTACCTTTATCCTAGCCATTATCTTCag AATGGAGAAAGTAAATTTCAAAGAAAGGAGCAGTGTAGCCAAAGTGATGGGGACAGTATTGTCGTTAGTAGGCGCACTTGTGGTAGTTCTGTACCACGGTCCAAGTGTCTTCGTTGCATCTTCTCCGCCGTATCTACACTTCCGTCAGCTTTCTCCGTCGTTATCTTCTTCAAACTCCGACTGGATCATCGGTGGATGTCTTCTTACCATTAAAGACATCTTCGTTTCTATTTCTTTCATACTTCAG GCACATATAATGACTGAATACCCAGCAGCATTTACTGTCTCCTTTTTCTATTCGATGTGTGTTTCAATCTTGACCTCGTTGACTGGACTCGTGGTCGAGAAGGACAATCCAAGCATTTGGATCATTAGATTCGACATTACATTGATAAGCATTGTAACTATG GGAATATTCACTCCAGTATACTACGTGATTCATTCATGGACAGTGCGTTACAAAGGACCTCTTTACTTAGCGATATTTAAGCCATTGTCCATTTTAATAGCGGTTGTTATGAGTGCTATTTTTCTCGGCGATTCTCTCTATCTCGGATg TTTGATAGGAGGAGTTTTGATAACGTTAGGGTTTTACGCTGTAATGTGGGGGAAAGCAAACGAAGACAAGACTCGGTTGTTGACACTTTTAGAAAACGAGAAAACGCCTCTTCTGTTGAATCACAACGACGAccaaatttaa
- the LOC106382145 gene encoding WAT1-related protein At3g28050 isoform X1: MECANVGLNTLFKAATLQGMGFHVFIVYSYGLAALLLLPSLFFSYRSRTLPPMNFSILYKVVLLGLIGCCSNIMGYTGINYSSPTLASAISNLTPAFTFLLAILFRMESVSFKRTSSVAKMLGTIVSIGGAFIVTLYNGPVVINMSPPSISLRSQSPNHDWIIGAGFLAVEYFMVPLWYIVQTQIMREYPSEFTVVCYYSFGVSFWTGLVTLFTEGSDLSAWKIKPNIALVSIVCSGLFGSCINNTIHTWALRIKGPLFVAMFKPLSIAIAVAMGVIFLRDSLYIGSLIGATVITIGFYTVMWGKAKEMALVEDDNKANNEDANEADLDSPSGSQKAPLLESYKNDEHV; encoded by the exons ATGGAATGTGCCAACGTGGGCTTAAACACTCTGTTCAAGGCAGCCACTTTACAAGGCATGGGGTTCCATGTCTTCATCGTTTACTCTTATGGTCTCGctgctcttcttctccttccttctcttttcttctcctACAG ATCAAGAACGCTTCCACCGATGAATTTCTCAATTCTCTACAAAGTCGTGCTTCTTGGGTTAATTGG atgCTGCTCAAACATAATGGGCTACACAGGCATTAACTATAGCTCTCCAACACTTGCTTCTGCAATCAGCAACCTCACTCCTGCGTTCACCTTCTTGCTGGCCATCCTTTTCAG GATGGAGAGTGTATCTTTCAAGAGAACAAGTAGTGTGGCTAAAATGTTAGGAACCATAGTCTCCATTGGAGGAGCATTTATTGTGACTCTTTACAATGGTCCTGTGGTGATCAATATGTCACCACCGTCCATTTCTCTGAGATCGCAATCTCCAAACCACGATTGGATCATTGGTGCGGGTTTTCTTGCCGTCGAGTATTTCATGGTTCCGTTGTGGTACATTGTTCAG ACTCAAATCATGAGAGAGTATCCATCCGAGTTCACCGTTGTTTGCTATTATAGCTTTGGAGTGAGCTTTTGGACCGGGCTGGTCACGTTGTTCACTGAAGGGAGTGACTTGAGTGCATGGAAGATAAAACCAAATATAGCTTTAGTATCAATCGTTTGCTCG GGATTGTTTGGATCTTGCATAAACAATACAATCCACACGTGGGCGTTGAGGATCAAGGGACCTTTATTCGTTGCAATGTTCAAGCCTCTGTCCATTGCCATTGCCGTCGCAATGGGCGTGATATTCCTCCGGGATTCTCTTTACATCGGCAG CTTGATAGGGGCAACGGTAATAACCATCGGGTTTTACACGGTGATGTGGGGCAAAGCTAAGGAAATGGCCTTAGTCGAAGATGACAACAAGGCTAACAACGAGGATGCTAACGAAGCTGACCTTGATTCTCCATCAGGTTCACAGAAGGCTCCTCTCTTGGAAAGTTACAAGAACGATGAGCATGTATAA
- the LOC106401638 gene encoding WAT1-related protein At3g28100 isoform X2: MEKVNFKERSSVAKVMGTVLSLVGALVVVLYHGPSVFVASSPPYLHFRQLSPSLSSSNSDWIIGGCLLTIKDIFVSISFILQAHIMTEYPAAFTVSFFYSMCVSILTSLTGLVVEKDNPSIWIIRFDITLISIVTMGIFTPVYYVIHSWTVRYKGPLYLAIFKPLSILIAVVMSAIFLGDSLYLGCLIGGVLITLGFYAVMWGKANEDKTRLLTLLENEKTPLLLNHNDDQI, from the exons ATGGAGAAAGTAAATTTCAAAGAAAGGAGCAGTGTAGCCAAAGTGATGGGGACAGTATTGTCGTTAGTAGGCGCACTTGTGGTAGTTCTGTACCACGGTCCAAGTGTCTTCGTTGCATCTTCTCCGCCGTATCTACACTTCCGTCAGCTTTCTCCGTCGTTATCTTCTTCAAACTCCGACTGGATCATCGGTGGATGTCTTCTTACCATTAAAGACATCTTCGTTTCTATTTCTTTCATACTTCAG GCACATATAATGACTGAATACCCAGCAGCATTTACTGTCTCCTTTTTCTATTCGATGTGTGTTTCAATCTTGACCTCGTTGACTGGACTCGTGGTCGAGAAGGACAATCCAAGCATTTGGATCATTAGATTCGACATTACATTGATAAGCATTGTAACTATG GGAATATTCACTCCAGTATACTACGTGATTCATTCATGGACAGTGCGTTACAAAGGACCTCTTTACTTAGCGATATTTAAGCCATTGTCCATTTTAATAGCGGTTGTTATGAGTGCTATTTTTCTCGGCGATTCTCTCTATCTCGGATg TTTGATAGGAGGAGTTTTGATAACGTTAGGGTTTTACGCTGTAATGTGGGGGAAAGCAAACGAAGACAAGACTCGGTTGTTGACACTTTTAGAAAACGAGAAAACGCCTCTTCTGTTGAATCACAACGACGAccaaatttaa
- the LOC106424615 gene encoding bidirectional sugar transporter SWEET4, with product MVSATVARNIAGIFGNVISLFLFLSPIPTFITIYKMKKVEEYKADPYLATVLNCALWVFYGLPIVHPDSLLVITINVTGLAIELFYLSVFFYFSPTQRKVKVGIWLIGEMVFVGIVATCTLLLFHTHNQRSTFVGIICVIFISIMYIAPLTIMSKVIKTKSVKYMPFSLSLANFLNGVIWIIYALIKFDLFILIGNGLGTISGVVQLILYACYYKTTPKDEEEDNLSKANLQLSGNEEHAKRVSA from the exons ATGGTTAGCGCGACAGTTGCAAGAAACATTGCCGGCATTTTTG GAAATGTCATCTCCTTGTTCTTGTTCCTCTCTCCCAT ACCAACATTCATAACAATATACAAGATGAAGAAGGTGGAGGAATACAAAGCCGACCCGTACTTAGCCACCGTGCTGAATTGCGCATTATGGGTCTTTTATGGCTTACCCATAGTCCATCCAGATAGCCTTCTTGTGATCACTATTAATGTCACTGGTCTGGCCATTGAACTCTTCTATCTCTCAGTCTTCTTCTACTTTTCTCCCACCCAACGCAAG GTGAAAGTGGGGATATGGCTGATAGGAGAGATGGTGTTTGTAGGAATAGTAGCCACATGCACATTGCTATTGTTCCACACACATAACCAGAGATCTACTTTTGTTGGAATCATTTGTGTCATTTTTATTAGCATCATGTATATTGCTCCTCTCACCATCATG AGTAAGGTGATCAAAACCAAAAGTGTGAAGTACATGCCGTTCTCTCTCTCACTTGCCAACTTTCTGAACGGAGTCATTTGGATTATTTATGCCCTTATTAAATTCGATCTTTTCATTTTG attGGAAATGGACTAGGAACAATATCAGGAGTAGTACAGCTTATACTATATGCTTGTTATTACAAGACAACAccaaaagatgaagaagaggacaaTCTTTCTAAGGCTAACTTGCAACTCAGTGGTAACGAGGAACATGCAAAGCGAGTTTCAGCTTGA
- the LOC106424607 gene encoding xyloglucan O-acetyltransferase 2, with protein MKSSSVFWESSEKTQRWIASNMGRSSPFLSPFLCITLFFTVFLVYHQSPFRSISDQNVPTPQPQIDPECNLFKGHWVPDKRGSLYTNSSCSTIPASKNCIKHGRSDRDFLFWRWKPDGCDLPRFNPKAFLSMVRGKKMSFIGDYVARNHMESLLCLLSMEETPREIYKDGEDRNRIWYFPSHDFTQSTSWTKFLVAGQERVDSNKTGTGLFDIDLAKMDEGWSKGLPNTDISIVSAAHRFFRPIIIHRGDETLGCIYCNLPNMTQISPDEGFKLVYSALFKHISECKNCKEDLVTVLRTISPSHFENGTWDTGGACSRISPFGENQIDLQSNEMKIRTSQIQQLEGVTKGDYEGKKFAVLDVTKVMLMRPDGHPNGHWGNKWMKGYNDCVHWCLPGPIDAWNEFLMAVIRQLR; from the exons ATGAAATCATCATCGGTTTTCTGGGAAAGCTCAGAGAAAACACAGAGATGGATAGCTTCAAACATGGGAAGATCATCGCCATTCCTCTCGCCTTTTCTTTGTATAACGCTCTTCTTCACCGTTTTCTTGGTTTACCATCAAAGTCCTTTCAGGTCCATCTCCGATCAAAATGTTCCCACTCCCCAACCTCAAATCG ATCCTGAATGTAATTTGTTCAAGGGACATTGGGTTCCAGACAAAAGAGGATCTTTGTACACAAACTCAAGCTGTTCCACTATTCCTGCTTCCAAGAACTGCATAAAACATGGGCGATCAGACAGAGATTTCTTGTTTTGGAGATGGAAACCCGATGGCTGCGATCTCCCTAGATTTAACCCTAAGGCGTTTCTCAGTATGGTTAGAGGCAAGAAGATGAGTTTTATTGGTGATTATGTAGCAAGAAACCACATGGAATCTCTTCTTTGCTTGTTGTCAATG GAAGAAACTCCTAGAGAGATCTACAAGGATGGAGAAGACAGAAACAGGATTTGGTACTTTCCTAGTCATGATTTCACACAATCTACATCTTGGACTAAGTTTCTTGTGGCGGGACAAGAGAGGGTAGACAGTAACAAGACCGGAACTGGATTGTTTGATATAGATCTTGCCAAGATGGATGAAGGGTGGTCCAAGGGTCTGCCAAATACAGACATTTCTATTGTCTCGGCTGCTCACCGGTTCTTCAGACCAATAATCATCCATAGAGGAGACGAGACGCTTGGTTGCATCTACTGTAACTTACCAAACATGACTCAGATAAGCCCGGACGAAGGGTTTAAGCTTGTTTACTCAGCGCTATTTAAGCACATCAGTGAGTGTAAGAACTGCAAGGAAGACTTAGTTACGGTCCTGAGGACTATTTCCCCTTCCCATTTCGAGAACGGGACTTGGGATACTGGAGGAGCGTGCAGCAGGATAAGTCCTTTTGGTGAGAACCAGATCGATCTCCAGAGTAACGAGATGAAGATCAGGACATCTCAGATTCAGCAGCTTGAAGGTGTAACAAAAGGAGACTATGAAGGAAAGAAGTTTGCGGTTTTGGATGTGACTAAGGTTATGCTGATGAGACCTGATGGGCATCCTAATGGTCATTGGGGAAATAAATGGATGAAAGGTTATAATGACTGCGTCCACTGGTGTTTGCCAGGGCCTATTGATGCGTGGAACGAGTTTCTAATGGCCGTAATTAGACAATTAAGATGA
- the LOC106382145 gene encoding WAT1-related protein At3g28050 isoform X2 produces the protein MNFSILYKVVLLGLIGCCSNIMGYTGINYSSPTLASAISNLTPAFTFLLAILFRMESVSFKRTSSVAKMLGTIVSIGGAFIVTLYNGPVVINMSPPSISLRSQSPNHDWIIGAGFLAVEYFMVPLWYIVQTQIMREYPSEFTVVCYYSFGVSFWTGLVTLFTEGSDLSAWKIKPNIALVSIVCSGLFGSCINNTIHTWALRIKGPLFVAMFKPLSIAIAVAMGVIFLRDSLYIGSLIGATVITIGFYTVMWGKAKEMALVEDDNKANNEDANEADLDSPSGSQKAPLLESYKNDEHV, from the exons ATGAATTTCTCAATTCTCTACAAAGTCGTGCTTCTTGGGTTAATTGG atgCTGCTCAAACATAATGGGCTACACAGGCATTAACTATAGCTCTCCAACACTTGCTTCTGCAATCAGCAACCTCACTCCTGCGTTCACCTTCTTGCTGGCCATCCTTTTCAG GATGGAGAGTGTATCTTTCAAGAGAACAAGTAGTGTGGCTAAAATGTTAGGAACCATAGTCTCCATTGGAGGAGCATTTATTGTGACTCTTTACAATGGTCCTGTGGTGATCAATATGTCACCACCGTCCATTTCTCTGAGATCGCAATCTCCAAACCACGATTGGATCATTGGTGCGGGTTTTCTTGCCGTCGAGTATTTCATGGTTCCGTTGTGGTACATTGTTCAG ACTCAAATCATGAGAGAGTATCCATCCGAGTTCACCGTTGTTTGCTATTATAGCTTTGGAGTGAGCTTTTGGACCGGGCTGGTCACGTTGTTCACTGAAGGGAGTGACTTGAGTGCATGGAAGATAAAACCAAATATAGCTTTAGTATCAATCGTTTGCTCG GGATTGTTTGGATCTTGCATAAACAATACAATCCACACGTGGGCGTTGAGGATCAAGGGACCTTTATTCGTTGCAATGTTCAAGCCTCTGTCCATTGCCATTGCCGTCGCAATGGGCGTGATATTCCTCCGGGATTCTCTTTACATCGGCAG CTTGATAGGGGCAACGGTAATAACCATCGGGTTTTACACGGTGATGTGGGGCAAAGCTAAGGAAATGGCCTTAGTCGAAGATGACAACAAGGCTAACAACGAGGATGCTAACGAAGCTGACCTTGATTCTCCATCAGGTTCACAGAAGGCTCCTCTCTTGGAAAGTTACAAGAACGATGAGCATGTATAA